In Aquimarina spinulae, a single window of DNA contains:
- a CDS encoding DUF6443 domain-containing protein, with translation MKNTILFVLLTLTGWHLSAQVVLSDKNYVHTTVPQTALTIAEMENVNCSNINDIDRAIESVTYFDGLGKPIQERAIKASPDGKDIVTHIEYDAYGRQAKQYLPFEADNTIGSYKEININTDINQYYKDTYANDFPGISDLTQINAYSESIFDKSPLNRVVKIGAPGTAWKANPSSDADHAIKTDWYTNKANEVVYFKVDFANPNDTEAPSLVKDGHYAVNQLHITITQDENWTPAEGNNHTTKEYKDKQGRVILKRTFANVGAPSVVEAHDTHYVYDRFGNLTYVIPPKVTTSDGVSQSELAELCYQYKYDQRNRLIEKKIPGKDWEYIVYNKLDQPILTQDANLKADNAWLFTKYDIFGRVTYTGKITDNRDRKTIQQAVNTESTLWEQRDVASQIDGTTIYYSNTAFPKTNLELHTINYYDDYGFDLAGLTNPGTVYGETISDQTKTLPTGSKVRVLDTYDWITTVTWYDKKARPIYVASKNEYLNTTDIIATQLDFVGKVEQTKTTHTKDNTTPIITIDTFTYDHMGRMLTQRQCIEDTSGVNCTGNTGVTPAVTLSQPITQTTTTVAGNTITLSNGFHFAATASTSFLAKIQNEEFPGELIVSNTYDKLGQLTSKEVGGGLQDVHYTYNVRGWLKNINQDSYDDNDLFDFTINYNTPQHGATALYNGNISETAWKTQSVNPNPPNNPVSSFYLYSYDALNRIVSATDNTGNYSISNITYDKTGNILSLNRKGNLNEAATSFGDMDMLAYTYDSGNKLLRVTDTGNTTFGFNDGTNTNDDYAYDANGNMTQDQNKGIIGITYNHLNLPKTVTVNNASHNGNITYIYDATGVKLKKIATEGSSLITEYAGNYIYKNGTLEFFNHAEGIVEHETDGYKYVYQFKDHLGNIRLSYKDADKNGSISQSEIIEEKNYYPFGLQHRGYNFAVNGSKHNYGFGGKEEQNELGLNLYDYHARMYEPSIGRMMNIDPHADSYYGINPYNYTLNNPVLLIDPDGKDTVISIEGNTITVSTQIYIHGSGATQEEANKIQKSIQSLFGKHNEFKYTDEDGNEFDVNFETSVDIYDEENTELAEGDNLIEVKNEEGRSEVSELTGDTGTWYSKEKTAGENYGIYPHEFGHLVGLKDRYSVLHSLVGINKPDKNWEDNFMADGATMNVQQRNIDGIVKGAVKSYNRYKEQYSDQKSSKKPYKYIKNTSFNRIRGN, from the coding sequence ATGAAAAATACTATACTCTTCGTCTTATTAACCCTCACAGGGTGGCATCTTAGTGCCCAGGTAGTACTATCAGACAAGAACTATGTACATACTACAGTTCCGCAAACAGCCTTGACGATTGCAGAAATGGAGAATGTAAACTGCTCTAATATCAATGATATCGATAGGGCTATAGAGAGTGTTACTTATTTTGATGGATTAGGTAAGCCTATTCAGGAAAGAGCCATCAAAGCCTCACCAGATGGTAAAGATATTGTGACTCATATCGAGTATGATGCCTATGGCAGACAAGCAAAGCAATATCTACCTTTTGAGGCAGACAATACGATAGGGAGTTATAAAGAGATCAATATTAATACGGATATCAATCAATATTATAAGGATACCTATGCTAATGATTTTCCTGGGATTAGTGATCTTACACAAATTAACGCCTATTCAGAAAGTATTTTTGATAAATCTCCTCTTAATAGAGTAGTAAAAATTGGCGCACCTGGTACAGCCTGGAAAGCAAACCCCAGTAGTGATGCAGATCATGCTATAAAGACAGATTGGTATACTAATAAAGCTAATGAAGTGGTGTATTTTAAAGTTGATTTTGCTAATCCAAATGATACTGAGGCCCCTAGTCTGGTAAAGGATGGGCACTATGCCGTAAATCAATTGCACATAACTATTACTCAGGATGAGAATTGGACTCCGGCAGAAGGTAACAACCATACGACCAAAGAGTACAAGGATAAACAAGGTAGAGTGATCTTAAAAAGAACCTTTGCCAATGTTGGAGCGCCGAGCGTAGTCGAGGCGCACGACACTCATTATGTTTACGATAGATTTGGGAATTTAACCTATGTAATCCCTCCAAAAGTAACCACTAGTGATGGCGTGAGTCAGAGTGAGCTTGCCGAATTGTGTTACCAATACAAGTACGATCAGAGAAATCGCCTTATCGAAAAGAAAATTCCTGGTAAAGACTGGGAGTATATTGTCTATAATAAACTAGATCAACCGATTCTAACTCAGGATGCCAACCTAAAAGCAGATAATGCCTGGCTCTTTACCAAATATGATATTTTTGGCAGGGTTACCTATACGGGTAAGATTACCGATAACCGAGATAGAAAGACCATACAACAAGCTGTGAATACAGAATCTACACTATGGGAACAACGAGATGTTGCTTCCCAGATCGATGGGACTACCATCTATTACAGCAACACGGCATTCCCAAAAACAAACCTGGAGTTACATACCATCAACTATTATGATGATTATGGCTTTGATCTTGCAGGATTAACCAATCCCGGTACTGTATATGGCGAAACTATATCAGATCAAACCAAGACACTACCTACAGGAAGCAAGGTACGAGTACTTGATACTTATGATTGGATCACTACCGTTACTTGGTATGATAAAAAAGCACGACCTATATACGTAGCTAGTAAAAATGAATATCTTAACACTACAGATATCATAGCAACCCAATTGGATTTTGTAGGTAAGGTAGAACAAACCAAAACTACTCATACCAAAGACAATACTACACCAATTATAACCATAGATACCTTTACCTATGATCATATGGGTAGGATGCTTACCCAACGACAATGTATAGAAGATACTTCTGGGGTCAATTGTACTGGTAATACAGGAGTTACACCAGCAGTAACCTTATCACAACCGATTACCCAAACCACAACTACTGTAGCGGGTAATACCATTACCTTATCTAATGGATTTCATTTTGCAGCTACGGCTAGTACTTCTTTCCTTGCTAAGATCCAGAACGAGGAATTCCCGGGAGAATTGATTGTATCTAATACTTATGATAAGTTAGGGCAACTAACTTCTAAAGAAGTTGGTGGTGGATTACAAGATGTACATTATACCTACAATGTACGAGGATGGTTAAAAAACATCAATCAGGATAGTTATGATGATAATGACCTGTTTGATTTCACCATCAATTATAATACCCCACAACATGGGGCTACAGCTTTATATAATGGAAATATCTCTGAAACAGCATGGAAAACTCAAAGTGTAAACCCTAATCCTCCGAACAATCCGGTAAGTAGTTTCTATTTGTATAGTTACGATGCACTTAACAGGATTGTAAGTGCAACAGATAATACTGGCAATTATTCGATAAGCAATATCACCTACGACAAAACAGGAAATATCCTTTCCTTAAACCGAAAAGGGAATCTTAATGAAGCAGCTACTTCTTTTGGAGATATGGATATGCTAGCATACACCTATGATAGCGGTAATAAACTCTTAAGAGTGACTGATACCGGGAATACGACTTTTGGTTTTAACGATGGCACCAATACCAATGATGACTATGCGTATGATGCTAATGGTAATATGACCCAGGATCAAAACAAAGGGATTATAGGGATCACTTACAATCATTTAAACTTGCCTAAAACAGTAACGGTAAATAATGCTTCTCATAATGGAAATATTACCTATATTTATGATGCCACTGGGGTAAAACTAAAAAAGATTGCAACAGAGGGAAGCTCTTTAATTACTGAGTATGCCGGCAATTATATCTATAAGAATGGTACACTAGAATTCTTTAACCATGCGGAAGGAATCGTAGAGCATGAAACCGATGGATATAAATATGTATACCAGTTTAAAGATCATTTAGGAAACATCAGACTCTCCTACAAAGATGCGGATAAAAATGGTTCTATATCCCAAAGTGAAATTATTGAAGAGAAAAATTATTATCCCTTTGGACTACAACATCGAGGTTACAATTTTGCAGTGAATGGGAGCAAACATAACTATGGTTTTGGAGGGAAAGAAGAACAGAATGAGCTTGGTTTAAATTTATATGATTATCATGCTAGAATGTATGAACCATCAATTGGAAGAATGATGAATATTGATCCTCATGCAGACAGTTATTATGGAATTAATCCTTATAACTATACGCTTAATAATCCTGTTTTGTTAATCGATCCCGATGGGAAAGATACTGTGATTTCAATAGAAGGTAATACCATAACTGTATCTACACAAATTTATATTCATGGTAGCGGAGCTACTCAAGAAGAAGCAAATAAAATTCAAAAGAGCATTCAATCACTTTTTGGAAAGCATAATGAGTTTAAATACACAGATGAAGATGGTAACGAGTTTGACGTAAACTTTGAAACATCAGTAGATATATATGATGAAGAAAACACAGAATTAGCAGAAGGTGATAACCTTATTGAAGTTAAAAATGAAGAAGGAAGATCAGAAGTAAGTGAATTAACAGGAGATACAGGTACTTGGTATTCTAAAGAAAAAACAGCTGGAGAAAATTATGGGATATATCCGCATGAATTTGGACATTTGGTTGGATTAAAAGATAGATATTCAGTTTTACACTCCCTAGTTGGAATAAATAAACCTGATAAAAATTGGGAAGATAATTTTATGGCAGATGGGGCCACTATGAATGTCCAACAACGTAATATTGATGGAATTGTAAAAGGGGCAGTAAAAAGTTATAACAGGTACAAAGAGCAATATAGTGATCAAAAGAGTTCGAAAAAACCATACAAATACATAAAAAATACATCTTTTAATAGAATTAGAGGAAATTGA
- a CDS encoding helix-turn-helix domain-containing protein, with product MFITIVINKYYLNTNQEVVKNNRPGVSKPGRLFIYCCKQKTLSQYINDLRIDFVVEKLQSDSRFRKYTIKAIAQEVGFNTAEAFSKTFYKKTGIYPSYFIKKLEE from the coding sequence ATATTTATTACAATTGTAATAAATAAGTACTACTTAAATACTAATCAAGAAGTAGTAAAAAATAATCGTCCTGGCGTATCTAAGCCAGGACGATTATTTATCTATTGTTGCAAACAGAAAACGTTAAGTCAGTACATCAATGACCTACGTATCGATTTTGTAGTAGAGAAACTACAATCTGATTCAAGATTCAGAAAATATACGATTAAAGCTATTGCGCAAGAGGTCGGTTTTAATACCGCAGAGGCGTTTTCTAAAACGTTCTACAAAAAAACAGGGATATACCCCTCGTATTTCATAAAAAAGCTGGAGGAGTAA
- a CDS encoding AraC family transcriptional regulator produces MKKLVLIVSIFFLYMIPGVAQNTGTFTIPDSLKNKTFDEIEKLGFKYYNDSIRHEIYANTLLVKAKQKNDPLSLAKAYRSAVFMFKNKFPERIAYLDSSIAVSKDLNHKLYPAVPYSIKGGEYRQIGDYSKALDSYLAALKYANASNNKDFYYLTKHNIGSIKREIGELDDAVVIFKEVIDYEEDNNIGGIGHLGTIWYLADTYRKLEYGDSATFYNTKGIQESLKDSLDIYPFFVLHEGINLYYKQQYQRSLDSINKALPFIEKYKPRVEESLVNAYVYLARLYKEFGENEKHLEYLLKIDQSYERSGFVSMEMREGYELLIDHYKSIDDKNKQLYYIDKLFRVDSILDTNYKNLSKKIVQEYDTPKLLEEKQNLINVLEQKEKKTSIKFIIAVIFAIILIIVVVLIYIKNVRYRKRFKELMHAPTLDATALKEISDKHPATPEAIGISEEIVNSVLEGLQKFEDKQGYLSANITTGELAKKLQTNSKYLSKIINTYKKKSFSVYINELRIDYVIEKLKRESKFRLYTIKAISREIGFNTTEAFSKSFYKKTGIYPSYFIKQLEKGK; encoded by the coding sequence ATGAAAAAACTAGTACTTATCGTTAGTATCTTTTTTTTATATATGATCCCGGGGGTTGCCCAGAATACGGGTACGTTTACCATCCCGGATTCGTTAAAGAATAAAACATTTGATGAGATTGAAAAGCTAGGCTTTAAGTATTATAATGATTCTATTAGGCATGAAATTTATGCAAATACGTTATTAGTCAAAGCAAAACAGAAAAATGACCCACTCTCTCTTGCCAAAGCATATCGATCTGCGGTATTTATGTTTAAAAACAAATTTCCTGAAAGAATTGCATATTTGGATAGCTCAATCGCGGTAAGTAAAGATTTAAACCATAAGTTATATCCTGCAGTGCCATATTCTATTAAAGGAGGAGAATATAGACAGATAGGAGATTATTCTAAAGCATTGGATAGTTATTTGGCGGCCTTAAAGTATGCTAATGCATCTAATAATAAAGACTTTTACTACCTAACCAAACATAATATAGGCAGTATAAAAAGAGAAATTGGAGAACTTGATGATGCTGTAGTAATCTTTAAAGAGGTTATAGACTATGAAGAAGATAATAATATAGGTGGGATAGGGCATTTGGGAACTATATGGTATTTAGCAGATACCTATAGAAAGTTAGAGTATGGAGATTCTGCCACTTTTTATAATACCAAAGGAATACAAGAATCGCTTAAAGATAGTTTAGATATTTATCCTTTTTTTGTATTGCATGAAGGGATTAATTTATACTATAAGCAACAATATCAAAGATCACTAGATAGTATTAACAAAGCATTACCATTTATTGAGAAATATAAGCCAAGAGTAGAGGAATCATTGGTTAATGCATATGTTTACCTGGCAAGATTGTATAAAGAATTTGGTGAAAACGAAAAGCACCTGGAGTACTTATTAAAAATTGATCAATCCTATGAGCGTTCGGGTTTTGTTTCTATGGAAATGCGAGAAGGGTATGAACTATTGATCGATCATTATAAATCGATAGATGATAAAAATAAACAGTTATATTATATTGATAAGTTATTTAGAGTAGATAGTATCCTGGATACCAATTATAAAAACCTGAGTAAAAAAATAGTGCAGGAGTATGATACTCCAAAACTATTAGAAGAAAAGCAGAATTTAATTAATGTTTTAGAGCAAAAAGAGAAAAAGACGAGTATAAAATTTATCATTGCCGTCATTTTTGCTATAATACTGATCATTGTTGTAGTGTTGATCTATATTAAAAATGTAAGGTATAGAAAACGTTTTAAAGAATTGATGCATGCACCAACCCTTGATGCTACCGCACTAAAAGAAATTTCGGATAAGCATCCTGCCACACCAGAGGCGATAGGGATTTCTGAGGAGATTGTAAACTCAGTCTTAGAAGGCTTGCAAAAGTTTGAAGATAAACAAGGCTATTTATCGGCGAATATTACTACCGGGGAGTTGGCCAAAAAATTGCAGACCAATTCTAAATATTTATCTAAGATCATTAATACCTATAAGAAAAAAAGCTTTAGTGTGTATATAAATGAATTGCGTATTGACTATGTGATCGAAAAACTAAAGCGCGAATCCAAATTTAGATTATATACCATCAAAGCGATTTCTCGCGAAATTGGATTTAATACTACCGAAGCTTTTTCTAAATCCTTCTACAAAAAGACGGGAATTTACCCTTCTTACTTTATCAAACAGCTTGAAAAGGGTAAATAG